Proteins from a genomic interval of Croceicoccus naphthovorans:
- a CDS encoding tyrosine-type recombinase/integrase: MGKLTAAKVKTLIDKPGRYSDGDGLILFVRAPGQASWVARFQHNNKRRDYGIGSAKLYKLAEARERAWEVRRALADGRDPRTLWEQPAPLLRTFREAAEDFLSAKTDDVGTKRQKQDRSNLTRYAFPSLGRLQVQTIEADRIADCLRPIWTTKPEVARQVRSLIVRILRFTRPDGALFVGTLGPAIADRLPKQPSKGNFSALPYQELPAFMDRLQGKSSMGALALRMLILCASRSGEIRGATWDEIDFAQAVWTIPGDRMKMSKPHRVPLTPQALAVLEEAKVLRRSDYIFPNGKGVALSDMALTKTLRDMSMNCTAHGMRSTFRDWAAEQTSVAGEIAEAALAHAVPNAVEASYKRTDFFDKRRDLMNNWARFATGEDSAEIVALANAQ, translated from the coding sequence ATGGGCAAACTGACGGCGGCCAAGGTCAAAACACTGATCGACAAGCCGGGACGTTACAGCGATGGCGATGGATTGATCCTGTTTGTGCGCGCACCGGGGCAGGCTTCATGGGTCGCGCGCTTCCAACACAACAACAAGCGCCGCGACTACGGAATCGGCAGTGCCAAGCTCTACAAGCTGGCAGAGGCGCGAGAGAGGGCTTGGGAGGTCCGCAGGGCGCTTGCCGATGGTCGAGACCCCCGAACCCTATGGGAGCAGCCTGCACCGCTCCTGCGCACGTTCCGTGAGGCCGCAGAGGATTTCCTGAGCGCAAAAACGGATGATGTAGGCACCAAGCGCCAGAAACAGGACCGATCGAACCTTACCCGCTATGCCTTCCCTTCGCTGGGTAGGTTGCAGGTCCAGACGATCGAGGCAGACCGAATTGCCGATTGCCTTCGCCCGATATGGACGACGAAGCCCGAGGTCGCGCGACAGGTCCGCAGCCTGATTGTCCGCATCCTACGCTTCACCCGTCCCGATGGCGCGCTGTTCGTGGGCACACTTGGACCCGCGATTGCCGATCGACTGCCCAAGCAGCCATCCAAGGGGAATTTCAGCGCCCTGCCCTATCAGGAACTTCCCGCGTTCATGGACCGCTTGCAGGGCAAGTCCAGCATGGGCGCGCTTGCCTTGCGTATGCTTATCCTGTGCGCCAGCCGCAGTGGCGAGATTCGCGGTGCGACATGGGATGAAATCGACTTCGCTCAGGCGGTGTGGACGATTCCCGGCGATCGAATGAAGATGAGCAAGCCTCACCGCGTCCCCCTCACCCCGCAAGCGCTCGCTGTGCTGGAAGAGGCCAAAGTGCTCCGACGCTCCGATTATATCTTTCCGAACGGCAAGGGTGTGGCCCTCTCTGACATGGCATTGACCAAGACGCTGCGCGACATGAGCATGAATTGCACCGCCCACGGGATGCGCAGCACGTTCCGCGACTGGGCCGCAGAGCAAACATCGGTCGCAGGCGAGATTGCCGAAGCGGCACTCGCTCATGCCGTACCGAACGCAGTGGAGGCATCCTACAAGCGCACCGATTTCTTCGATAAGCGCCGCGACCTGATGAATAATTGGGCACGTTTCGCCACTGGCGAGGATAGCGCTGAGATCGTCGCGCTGGCGAACGCGCAGTGA
- a CDS encoding helix-turn-helix transcriptional regulator gives MNNSAKIAYTVPEALSALGIGRTNFYKLANEGKIDLRKVGGRTLATADSLHRLINEAPAAHETGDV, from the coding sequence ATGAACAACTCGGCAAAGATCGCATACACCGTACCGGAGGCGCTGAGCGCGCTCGGCATCGGTCGAACCAACTTCTACAAACTCGCCAACGAAGGCAAAATTGATCTGCGTAAGGTTGGCGGGCGCACGCTCGCAACGGCAGATTCGCTTCACCGCCTCATCAATGAGGCCCCCGCCGCACATGAAACGGGGGACGTATGA